The DNA window TTCTGGCTTGCCGGGATGGCGACTCTTGTTGCTTATGGCTGGAGCGATACACTTTTGAACCAGGTATCGGATGTCGTGCATTTCATGGGGCAGCTCGTTGCCTCCGTGATCGCATAGAAATCCTGGCGGCTCGGCTTTCGCGTATCTGCGGTCGGAAGGAACTGGCACCTTCCGGCCGTGGTTTTTTTGTCCTTTGCGCTTTTTTTCTGCCCGCGAACAGAGGCTCGGCGAGGATGCCCTGATGCTCCGAGGCCCGGCCATGGGCGGGACCCTTTCCCCTGTTGCGCGGCATCGGTGCGCGCGATAGGGCAACACCATGTCCGTCGCTGTCCTCTATTCTTCCGAACATTCGGCCTGGGTGCGCTACGAGCGTCCCCGGGCCATTTTTGTGGCCCGCAGGCATGACGAGGTGTCCGCGCTGCTGGCCCACCTTGAAGACGAGGTGGAAAGGCTCGGGCTCCATGCCGTGGGGTTTCTGTCCTACGAAGCAGGCAGCGCCTTCGATTCGGCCATGCCCCACGCCTCCTGCGGCGCTTTTCCCCTGGCCTGGTTCGGCCTTTTTGAATCCCCCGTCGCCATATCCCTGGGCCCGTCAAAGTCCGGTCACGCCCTTGATTGGGTCTCGGAGCTGGACGCCGATGCCCATGGTCGCGCCCTGGAACGCATCCGCGGATATCTGGCCCGGGGCGAAACCTATCAGGTCAATTTCACCCATCGTCTGCGCGCCCGTTTCGATCTGGAGCCCTGGGATTTTTTCAGCCGGCTCGTCAGCCGCCAGCCGTCGTCGCACGCGGCTTTTCTCGACACTGCCGATTTTGCGCTGTGCAGCGCTTCGCCGGAAATGTTCTTCGAGCGTGATGGGGAGGAAATCTGGTCCCGTCCCATGAAGGGCACCGCTCCGAGGGGGCGCTGGCGCGAAGAGGACGAGGCCTTGGCCCGGGGCCTTGCCGTCTCGGAAAAGGAGCGGGCCGAAAACGTCATGATCGTCGACATGGTCCGAAACGACCTCGGACGCATCTGCCTGCCCGGCAGCCTGCACGTGCCCGAGCTTTTCCGCGCGGAGCGCTATCCGACGCTTTGGCAGCTGACCTCGCTGGTGCGCGGGCGCACGCGGGAGTCCACGGCCCAGGTCATGGCGGCCCTGTTTCCGGCCGCGTCGATCACTGGCGCGCCAAAAGTCCGGACCATGAACATCATCCAGGAACTCGAAATTTCGCCGCGCCGTATCTATACCGGATGCATCGGAGCGATCAGTCCTGGCCGCAAGGCGCGTTTCAACGTGGCCATCCGTACGGTTCTGGTCGAAAAGTCCCTGGGCATGGCCGAGTA is part of the Desulfomicrobium apsheronum genome and encodes:
- the pabB gene encoding aminodeoxychorismate synthase component I translates to MSVAVLYSSEHSAWVRYERPRAIFVARRHDEVSALLAHLEDEVERLGLHAVGFLSYEAGSAFDSAMPHASCGAFPLAWFGLFESPVAISLGPSKSGHALDWVSELDADAHGRALERIRGYLARGETYQVNFTHRLRARFDLEPWDFFSRLVSRQPSSHAAFLDTADFALCSASPEMFFERDGEEIWSRPMKGTAPRGRWREEDEALARGLAVSEKERAENVMIVDMVRNDLGRICLPGSLHVPELFRAERYPTLWQLTSLVRGRTRESTAQVMAALFPAASITGAPKVRTMNIIQELEISPRRIYTGCIGAISPGRKARFNVAIRTVLVEKSLGMAEYGVGGGIVWDSDPEAEFRETRIKARVLADPESEFSLLETMSWSRSEGIFLLDEHLRRLEESAAYFDYRFDPKALRNALDREVSQACGMEGLLRLTVDAAGVWSIEHRPLPEPSPCRVSLALSAVDAADPFLFHKTTRRVVYDQARAQVPGVDDVLLWNGRGEVTESTIANLVVELDGELLTPSLACGLLPGTMRARLLQEGRIREKVVRVDDLPRCTRLWLINSVRGWRECVLAGPVPGSV